The following proteins come from a genomic window of Montipora foliosa isolate CH-2021 chromosome 2, ASM3666993v2, whole genome shotgun sequence:
- the LOC137992547 gene encoding neural cell adhesion molecule 2-like, translating to MAFFFGSFLLFLTLYLIQKAEAQNNFKIVQPWPGNIYPIEFTSAKVTCVAFDSTGIKTPDRIDFVRKNRYAEYTTLKENGKLHFIKRTEMVAEGRKQLKKLFVTMFIKNVTQEDDSQVGSLGRYECHAFAVGDSSPSMHGFTINVITYDELPRVHVTKPGVLQHGQNVAMTCNLTNTGRADLKKISWFKNEMLLQVMRCPDPRSPEDFLAPLVIKDAGTKDGGSYTCVLEVLVRNSLKYNVTDVAMITVAPWIDKALEELKVDKKKGQQVSFECRAGGFPLEVQWQAEAFKKDSIIPSKCINGSDEKYGMKKSGKDESYILTVSDLEYSDAGYYYCCLSSNCSSSHSNRDNCQRFTLVVSGQRSTRQICDSCVLVMLFLSTTLISARNKL from the exons CTCAGAACAACTTTAAAATCGTTCAGCCGTGGCCTGGTAACATATACCCGATTGAGTTCACATCCGCCAAAGTTACCTGTGTGGCTTTTGATTCTACGGGGATAAAAACTCCAGACAGAATCGACTTTGTGAGGAAAAACCGATATGCTGAGTACACAACATTAAAAGAGAATGGCAAGTTGCATTTTATAAAGCGAACAGAGATGGTAGCCGAAG GTAGAAAGCAATTGAAGAAGCTTTTTGTTACAATGTTCATTAAAAATGTTACCCAAGAAGATGACAGTCAAGTCGGATCGCTGGGAAGGTATGAGTGTCATGCTTTTGCAGTCGGTGACTCTTCCCCAAGTATGCATGGATTCACTATCAATGTGATCACAT ATGACGAACTTCCCCGAGTTCATGTCACGAAGCCTGGAGTTTTGCAACATGGACAAAATGTCGCGATGACGTGCAACTTAACAAACACGGGAAGAGCGGACCTCAAGAAAATATCGTGGTTCAAGAATGAAATGTTATTGCAAGTTATGCGATGTCCAGATCCAAGAAGTCCTGAGGATTTTTTGGCACCGTTAGTTATCAAGGACGCTGGTACAAAAGACGGAGGTAGTTACACCTGTGTTCTTGAAGTGCTTGTACGCAACTCCCTAAAGTATAACGTGACAGATGTCGCAATGATCACGG TTGCTCCGTGGATTGATAAAGCCTTGGAGGAACTCAAGGTTGACAAGAAAAAGGGACAACAAGTGTCGTTTGAGTGCAGAGCTGGAGGATTTCCATTGGAAGTTCAATGGCAAGCGGAAGCATTTAAGAAGGACTCCATAATACCTTCCAAGTGTATAA ATGGATCAGATGAAAAGTACGGAATGAAGAAAAGTGGAAAGGACGAGTCTTACATCTTGACGGTATCGGACTTAGAATACAGTGATGCTGGATATTATTACTGTTGTCTTTCATCCAACTGCTCATCAAGTCATTCCAACAGAGATAACTGCCAGCGTTTCACTCTTGTCGTTAGTGGACAAAG ATCAACTCGTCAAATATGCGACAGCTGTGTGCTGGTGATGCTATTTCTAAG CACGACTTTGATCTCCGCAAGGAACAAGCTGTGA